One genomic segment of Strix aluco isolate bStrAlu1 chromosome 9, bStrAlu1.hap1, whole genome shotgun sequence includes these proteins:
- the LOC141927345 gene encoding G-protein coupled receptor 35-like produces the protein MNLSSCNITAYESFPLVQLCVYIPVLVLGILLNVLALWVFCCKLGKWTETRVYMVNLAVADCLLLFTLPFKTLSQFHQLKVGRWCLALEGGYFINRLMSIGIITVVAADRYLAIKYPLKAKVLRSPLKAAFASGFLWIVIICMMSVIKKLEDRGQDELCFEKTSVKPSVITLCAIIVGFFMPLIILSYCSIQVIAELMRKKNENCHKEKLIRKAVYIVSANMAVFIVCFLPLYLGHLLRFIMDSTSSNCSAIQRVNNFVHLASVLANTNCCLDAICYYFVSKEFKEASPKLAKSKSEASEEAEIQLTCITH, from the coding sequence ATGAACCTCAGCAGCTGCAATATCACAGCCTATGAAAGCTTTCCGCTTGTCCAGCTGTGTGTTTACATCCCGGTTTTGGTTTTGGGCATTTTGCTGAACGTGTTGGCGCTGTGGGTGTTCTGCTGCAAACTCGGCAAATGGACAGAAACCAGAGTTTACATGGTCAACCTGGCTGTGGCTGACTGCTTGCTGCTCTTTACTTTGCCTTTTAAAACTTTATCCCAGTTCCACCAGCTGAAGGTAGGTAGATGGTGCCTGGCTCTGGAAGGTGGCTATTTCATAAACCGCTTAATGAGCATCGGTATCATCACTGTCGTAGCAGCTGATAGGTACCTTGCAATCAAGTACCCGTTGAAAGCCAAGGTGCTGAGGTCGCCGCTGAAGGCAGCTTTTGCCTCTGGATTTCTCTGGATAGTTATCATCTGCATGATGTCCGTCATTAAAAAGTTAGAGGACCGAGGACAAGATGaactttgctttgaaaaaacTTCCGTTAAGCCCTCAGTGATCACACTGTGTGCTATTATTGTAGGGTTTTTCATGCCACTGATCATCTTGAGTTATTGCTCCATACAAGTCATCGCAGAACTcatgagaaagaagaatgaaaactgTCACAAGGAAAAGTTAATCAGGAAGGCCGTCTACATTGTGTCTGCAAACATGGCTGTGTTCATCGTATGCTTTTTACCTCTTTACCTTGGGCATCTCCTTCGCTTTATAATGGACTCCACCAGCTCCAACTGCTCTGCAATACAGAGGGTTAATAATTTTGTTCACCTCGCCTCGGTCCTCGCAAACACAAACTGCTGCCTGGATGCTATTTGTTACTACTTTGTCAGCAAGGAATTTAAGGAAGCATCTCCCAAGCTAGCCAAGTCCAAATCTGAAGCCAGTGAAGAAGCTGAAATTCAACTCACATGCATAACACATTAG